The genome window ACTAATAAACAACGAAGAATTTGAAAAGGCTGCAATCATTCGAGATGAAATAAAAGATAAAGAAAAGCAGTTAACTTCTTTTACTGAGGGAGGGGAGTAACGTGTCTTTAGAAAAATTTATAAGTAAAGCACGAACTTCATGGATGTGTTCCGATGGTCCCGACTCTGAAATTGTTCTTACCTCTCGAATCCGATTAGCAAGGAATATAGAGGGTGTGAAATTTCCTCTATTATTTTCAAAAGAAGAAGCTGAGAATGTGATTCAACAGGTTGAGGGTGCAATCATAAATGAGTCCAATCAACCCTTTGGTCAATTGGAACTTCTTGCAATGAATAATTTAAATACATTGGAAAAAAGAGTCCTTGTAGAGAAACATTTAATTAGTCCTCAGCTGGCAGAACAATCTCCTAATGGTGCAGCAATCTTATCAGAGGATGAAGAAGTAAGTATTATGATTAATGAGGAAGACCATATTCGTATTCAGTGTATAAAGCCTGGTCTTCAAATAGAAGAAGCGATTAAAGAAGCTAATACAATTGATGATTTATTAGAAAAAAAGGTCAATTATGCTTACCATGTAGAAATGGGATATCTGACAAGCTGTCCAACTAATATCGGAACAGGATTAAGAGCTTCTGTTATGATGCATCTACCGGGAATGGTATTAACCCAGCAAATGAACCGAATCATTCCGGCGATTCAACAGCTTGGCTTAGTAGTTAGAGGAATATATGGAGAAGGCAGCGAAGCCCTCGGAAATATTTTTCAAATTTCTAATCAGATAACACTAGGAAGATCAGAAAAGGACATCATTGAGGAACTAAAAAGCGTTGTTACTCAATTAATTGAGCAAGAAAAAGAAGCAAGGAATGCATTAGCGCAAACCTCAAACATACAATTAGAAGATAGGGTTTTTCGTTCATACGGAATACTGTGTAATAGTCGTATTATGGAAACAAAGGAAGCAGCTAAATGTCTATCCGATGTTCGGTTAGGAATTGATATGGGATATATAAAAAATATATCGAAAAGCATCCTTAATGAATTAATGATTCTTACCCAGCCGGGGTTTCTACAACTATATGCTGGAGAAGAGATGAATCCAAATGAACGCGATATTCGTCGTGCAGTCTTAATAAGAGAAAGATTAAAATTGGAAACTGAATAGAGATTCTAAGGAGGATGAAAGTATGATGTTTGGCCGATTTACAGAAAGAGCGCAGAAAGTATTAGCACTTTCCCAGGAAGAAGCAATTCGATTAGGTCACAATAATATTGGTACAGAGCATATCTTATTAGGATTAGTCCGTGAAGGAGAAGGAATTGCTGCAAAGGCGTTACAAGCACTTGGATTAGGTGCTGAAAAAATCCAAGAGGAAGTAGAAAACTTGATTGGTCGTGGTCAAGATACAACACAAACCGTACCACATTATACACCCAGAGCTAAAAAAGTGATCGAACTATCCATGGATGAAGCAAGAAAATTAGGTCATTCTTATGTGGGAACAGAGCATATTCTTTTAGGCTTAATTAGAGAAGGCGAAGGGGTAGCTGCTAGAGTATTAAATAATCTAGGTGTAAGCCTAAATAAAGCGCGTCAACAAGTCCTCCAGTTGCTTGGTAGTAGTGAATCAGGAAACCATCCCGGTGGCTCTGCTGCTAGTGCTAATACACCAACGCTTGATAGCTTAGCTAGAGATTTAACTGCTATTGCAAGAGAAGGAAGCCTTGATCCAGTTATAGGGAGAAGCAAAGAAATCCAACGTGTTATTGAAGTATTAAGCAGACGGACAAAAAATAATCCTGTATTAATAGGGGAACCTGGTGTTGGTAAAACTGCTATTGCGGAAGGTCTTGCACAACAAATTGTTCAAAATGAAGTTCCAGAAATTTTGAGAGATAAACGTGTAATGACATTAGATATGGGAACAGTTGTTGCTGGTACGAAATACCGTGGTGAATTTGAAGATCGCTTGAAAAAGGTGATGGATGAAATTCGCCAAGCTGGTAATATCATTCTCTTCATTGATGAGCTGCATACATTAATCGGTGCAGGTGGTGCAGAAGGTGCTATTGATGCATCTAATATTCTAAAGCCATCCTTAGCTAGAGGAGAGCTTCAATGTATTGGTGCCACAACACTAGATGAATATCGTAAATATATTGAAAAAGATGCAGCATTAGAAAGAAGATTCCAGCCGATCACGGTTGATGAGCCTACTAGTGATGAATCTATTCAAATATTAAAAGGCTTAAGAGACCGTTATGAGGCGCACCATCGAGTATCAATTACAGACGATGCAATTGAAGCAGCTGTAAAATTATCTGATCGCTATATTTCAGATCGTTTCTTACCAGATAAAGCAATTGACTTAATTGACGAAGCTGGTTCTAAGGTTCGTTTAAGATCTTATACAACTCCACCTAACTTGAAAGAGTTAGAAGTCAAGTTAGAAGAAGTACGTAAAGAGAAGGATGCTTCTGTGCAAAGTCAAGAATTCGAAAAAGCTGCATCTTTACGAGATACAGAACAAAGATTGAGAGAACAGTTAGAAGAAACGAAGAAAAATTGGAAAGAGAAGCAAGGACAAGAAAATACAGAGGTGACAGTAGAAGATATTGCAAGTGTAGTATCTAGCTGGACTGGAATTCCTGTATCTAAGCTTGCACAAACAGAAACCGATAAATTACTGAACATGGAAAATATCCTTCATAATCGCGTGATTGGTCAAGAAGAAGCCGTTATTGCTATTTCTAAAGCTGTAAGACGCGCAAGAGCTGGCTTGAAAGATCCAAAGAGACCAATAGGTTCCTTTATTTTCCTTGGCCCTACTGGAGTAGGGAAGACCGAACTTGCTCGGGCACTGGCAGAGTCCATGTTTGGTGATGAAGATGCCATGATCCGTATTGATATGTCTGAATATATGGAGAAGCATTCTACTTCTAGATTGGTAGGATCTCCTCCTGGTTATGTAGGATATGAAGAAGGCGGACAATTGACAGAGAAGGTTAGAAGAAAGCCATATTCTGTTGTTCTTTTAGATGAAATTGAAAAAGCGCATCCCGATGTATTTAATATTTTACTTCAAGTGCTGGAGGATGGTCGCTTAACAGATTCGAAAGGAAGAACGGTTGATTTCCGAAACACAGTGTTAATTATGACTTCCAACGTTGGAGCTTCTGCATTAAAACAAAATAAATATGTTGGTTTTAATGTGCAAGATGGAGATCAAGATTATAAAGATATGAAGGGCAAAGTAATGGAAGAGCTGAAAAGAGCATTCCGTCCAGAGTTCTTAAACCGTATCGATGAAACAATTGTTTTCCATGCATTAGAGAAGAAGCATTTAAAAGAAATTGTTACTTTAATGGCAGATCAGTTAGTTAAACGTCTATCAGAACAGGATATTCAATTGAGTATCACAGAAGCGGCCAAAGAAAAAATTGCGGAAGAAGGCTATGATCCAGAGTATGGAGCGAGACCACTTCGTCGTGCAATACAAAAGCATATAGAAGATCGATTATCTGA of Niallia circulans contains these proteins:
- the clpC gene encoding ATP-dependent protease ATP-binding subunit ClpC, producing MMFGRFTERAQKVLALSQEEAIRLGHNNIGTEHILLGLVREGEGIAAKALQALGLGAEKIQEEVENLIGRGQDTTQTVPHYTPRAKKVIELSMDEARKLGHSYVGTEHILLGLIREGEGVAARVLNNLGVSLNKARQQVLQLLGSSESGNHPGGSAASANTPTLDSLARDLTAIAREGSLDPVIGRSKEIQRVIEVLSRRTKNNPVLIGEPGVGKTAIAEGLAQQIVQNEVPEILRDKRVMTLDMGTVVAGTKYRGEFEDRLKKVMDEIRQAGNIILFIDELHTLIGAGGAEGAIDASNILKPSLARGELQCIGATTLDEYRKYIEKDAALERRFQPITVDEPTSDESIQILKGLRDRYEAHHRVSITDDAIEAAVKLSDRYISDRFLPDKAIDLIDEAGSKVRLRSYTTPPNLKELEVKLEEVRKEKDASVQSQEFEKAASLRDTEQRLREQLEETKKNWKEKQGQENTEVTVEDIASVVSSWTGIPVSKLAQTETDKLLNMENILHNRVIGQEEAVIAISKAVRRARAGLKDPKRPIGSFIFLGPTGVGKTELARALAESMFGDEDAMIRIDMSEYMEKHSTSRLVGSPPGYVGYEEGGQLTEKVRRKPYSVVLLDEIEKAHPDVFNILLQVLEDGRLTDSKGRTVDFRNTVLIMTSNVGASALKQNKYVGFNVQDGDQDYKDMKGKVMEELKRAFRPEFLNRIDETIVFHALEKKHLKEIVTLMADQLVKRLSEQDIQLSITEAAKEKIAEEGYDPEYGARPLRRAIQKHIEDRLSEELLKGTVLTGQQIELDVENGEFTVKVNGAEPAVNLQK
- a CDS encoding protein arginine kinase, which codes for MSLEKFISKARTSWMCSDGPDSEIVLTSRIRLARNIEGVKFPLLFSKEEAENVIQQVEGAIINESNQPFGQLELLAMNNLNTLEKRVLVEKHLISPQLAEQSPNGAAILSEDEEVSIMINEEDHIRIQCIKPGLQIEEAIKEANTIDDLLEKKVNYAYHVEMGYLTSCPTNIGTGLRASVMMHLPGMVLTQQMNRIIPAIQQLGLVVRGIYGEGSEALGNIFQISNQITLGRSEKDIIEELKSVVTQLIEQEKEARNALAQTSNIQLEDRVFRSYGILCNSRIMETKEAAKCLSDVRLGIDMGYIKNISKSILNELMILTQPGFLQLYAGEEMNPNERDIRRAVLIRERLKLETE